One window of the Mesorhizobium shangrilense genome contains the following:
- a CDS encoding ATP-binding cassette domain-containing protein produces the protein MIDKTAPAATALIDMRNISIAFGGIRAVDDASIDLFPGEVVALLGHNGAGKSTLIKILSGAYKRDAGQIFVNGQEASISNPRDAKKYGIETIYQTLALADNVDAAANLFLGREIMTAYGTLDDVAMEAEARKVMGRLNPRFQRFKEPVIKLSGGQRQSVAIARAILFNARILIMDEPTAALGPQETAQVGELVKQLKADGIGIFLISHDIHDVFELADRVCVMKNGQVVGTARTSDVTQDEVLGMIILGKCPPGAIPGPGALKIAA, from the coding sequence ATGATTGACAAGACTGCTCCTGCAGCCACCGCGCTGATCGACATGCGCAACATCTCGATCGCCTTTGGCGGCATCCGTGCTGTCGACGACGCGTCGATAGACCTTTTCCCCGGTGAAGTCGTGGCGCTGCTCGGCCACAATGGCGCCGGCAAGTCGACGCTGATCAAGATCCTGTCCGGGGCCTACAAGCGCGATGCCGGCCAGATATTCGTCAATGGCCAGGAGGCTTCGATCTCCAACCCACGCGACGCCAAGAAATACGGCATCGAAACGATCTACCAGACGCTGGCGCTGGCCGACAATGTCGATGCCGCCGCCAATCTCTTCCTTGGCCGCGAAATCATGACTGCCTATGGCACGCTCGACGATGTCGCCATGGAGGCCGAGGCGCGCAAGGTGATGGGCCGACTCAATCCGCGTTTCCAGCGCTTCAAGGAGCCGGTGATCAAGCTCTCTGGCGGCCAGCGACAGTCGGTGGCGATCGCGCGCGCTATCCTGTTCAACGCGCGCATCCTGATCATGGATGAGCCGACTGCGGCACTCGGGCCCCAGGAGACGGCCCAGGTCGGTGAACTGGTCAAGCAGCTCAAGGCGGATGGCATCGGCATCTTCCTGATCAGCCACGACATCCACGACGTGTTCGAGCTTGCCGACCGCGTCTGCGTCATGAAGAACGGCCAAGTGGTCGGCACGGCACGCACCAGTGACGTGACCCAGGACGAGGTGCTCGGCATGATCATCCTCGGCAAGTGCCCGCCCGGCGCCATTCCTGGACCAGGCGCGCTGAAGATCGCCGCCTGA
- a CDS encoding CHASE domain-containing protein: MKKFFPIVAFIAVALISLTMAGFAYFATQEAARIKFEAAADDALNRIESRIDLHLSLLRSTQALFDARNGDISQNEFKAFFKALDVDNNFAGLRGIGFLRLVKAGDEAAVERDILRDQGVAHAVYPDTTLPWRAPIVLFEPLDPSNRSSIGYDMFTEPVRREAIEKAMADDQQHASGLVQLGQGTGAAQVFTGFLVFVRLNVETAPDVINASRSSTAGFLYAAFRAEDLFQVALSRVPLLPVNTEIYDGAVKAENLLFRSETPPVSLFGDRLLVTRKIMVAGRPWTVQFRPTSAFSQPSSRAIPVMLGLFGLLLAGAIALVARYQERAYDAVSLLHETTEKSLQEKDLMLQEMKHRIKNSITRVLAIARQTASRAADVNEFSSSFSARLQAMAASQDMLTRSRWQKADLGDLLRIELGQVFGKELPEGLLSGPEVQLDETTTQALGLTFHELATNALKYGEAGNSVGALKVDWSLEGHGRDRTLALNWREAGQKKLEMPTKTGFGTKLIDLNVTRELRGTIKRDFHANGLTVEIRIPLTA; this comes from the coding sequence TTGAAGAAATTCTTTCCGATCGTTGCCTTCATCGCCGTCGCACTGATCAGCCTGACGATGGCCGGGTTCGCCTATTTCGCCACACAGGAAGCGGCGCGCATCAAGTTCGAGGCGGCGGCCGACGATGCGCTCAACCGGATCGAAAGCCGCATCGACCTGCATCTCTCCTTGCTGCGTTCGACCCAGGCGCTGTTCGACGCCCGCAACGGCGACATTTCACAGAACGAATTCAAGGCGTTCTTCAAGGCGCTCGACGTCGACAACAATTTCGCCGGCCTGCGCGGCATAGGCTTCCTCAGGCTGGTGAAGGCTGGTGACGAGGCTGCGGTTGAACGCGATATCCTGCGCGACCAGGGTGTGGCCCATGCGGTTTATCCGGATACGACGCTGCCCTGGCGCGCGCCCATCGTCCTGTTCGAGCCGCTGGATCCTTCCAACCGGTCCAGTATCGGCTACGACATGTTCACCGAACCGGTGCGGCGCGAGGCGATCGAGAAGGCCATGGCCGACGATCAGCAGCACGCCAGCGGTCTCGTGCAACTCGGCCAGGGCACCGGCGCGGCGCAGGTTTTCACAGGCTTCCTGGTCTTTGTGCGGCTCAATGTCGAAACAGCGCCGGACGTCATCAACGCGTCGAGGTCCTCGACAGCCGGTTTTCTCTATGCCGCCTTTCGCGCCGAGGACCTGTTCCAGGTCGCGCTCAGCCGAGTGCCGCTGCTGCCGGTCAATACCGAGATTTATGATGGCGCGGTGAAGGCCGAGAATCTTTTGTTCCGGTCGGAAACGCCGCCTGTTTCCCTGTTCGGGGACAGGCTTCTGGTCACCCGCAAGATCATGGTGGCCGGCCGGCCATGGACCGTCCAGTTCCGGCCGACAAGCGCCTTCTCGCAACCATCCTCGCGCGCCATTCCCGTCATGCTTGGATTGTTCGGGCTGTTGCTGGCTGGCGCCATCGCCCTGGTGGCGCGCTATCAGGAGCGTGCCTATGACGCTGTCTCGCTGCTGCACGAGACGACCGAAAAGAGCCTGCAGGAAAAGGATTTGATGCTGCAGGAGATGAAGCATCGCATCAAGAATTCGATTACACGGGTTCTGGCGATCGCGCGCCAGACGGCGTCGCGCGCCGCCGACGTCAACGAGTTCTCATCGTCCTTCTCCGCCCGGCTGCAGGCGATGGCCGCTTCGCAGGACATGCTGACGCGCTCGCGGTGGCAGAAGGCCGATCTTGGTGACCTCCTGCGCATCGAACTTGGCCAGGTGTTCGGCAAGGAACTTCCCGAAGGACTTCTGTCGGGGCCGGAGGTGCAGCTCGACGAGACGACGACGCAGGCGCTCGGCCTGACCTTTCACGAACTGGCGACGAACGCGCTGAAATATGGCGAGGCCGGCAATTCCGTAGGTGCGCTGAAAGTCGACTGGTCGCTCGAAGGGCATGGGCGCGACAGGACGCTGGCCCTCAATTGGCGGGAAGCCGGGCAGAAGAAACTGGAAATGCCAACCAAGACCGGTTTTGGCACCAAGCTGATCGACCTCAACGTGACGCGCGAATTGCGCGGCACGATCAAGCGCGATTTTCATGCCAATGGTCTGACTGTGGAAATAAGGATTCCGCTGACGGCTTAA